The Vitis riparia cultivar Riparia Gloire de Montpellier isolate 1030 chromosome 3, EGFV_Vit.rip_1.0, whole genome shotgun sequence genome includes a region encoding these proteins:
- the LOC117911854 gene encoding gallate 1-beta-glucosyltransferase-like: MGSESKLVHVFLVSFPGQGHVNPLLRLGKRLASKGLLVTFSTPESIGKQIRKASNITDQPTPVGEGLIRFEFFEDEWDENEPKRQDLDLYLPQLELVGKKVLPQMIKKHAEQDRPVSCLINNPFIPWVSDVAADLGIPSAMLWVQSCACFSTYYHYYHGLVPFPSEAEPEIDVQLPCMPLLKYDEVASFLYPTTPYPFLRRAILGQYRNLDKPFCILMDTFQELEPEVIEYMSKICPIKPVGPLYKNPKVPNATVRGDFMKADDCIEWLDSKPPSSVVYVSFGSVVYLKQDQVDEIAYGLLNSGLQFLWVMKPPHKDAGLELLVLPEGFLEKAGDKGKVVQWSPQEQVLAHPSVACFVTHCGWNSSMEALSSGMPVVAFPQWGDQVTDAKYLVDEFKIGVRMCRGEAENKLITRSEVEKCLIEATTGPKAAELKQNAMKWKKAAEQAVAEGGSSERNLQGFVDEVRRRSIEIIYKTKI; the protein is encoded by the coding sequence CTTCTCCACTCCAGAGAGTATCGGGAAGCAGATAAGGAAAGCCAGTAACATTACTGACCAGCCGACACCGGTCGGAGAAGGTCTGATCAGGTTCGAGTTTTTCGAAGATGAGTGGGACGAGAACGAGCCCAAGCGCCAAGATTTGGACCTTTACTTGCCCCAGCTGGAGCTCGTGGGCAAAAAGGTTCTTCCTCAGATGATCAAAAAACACGCAGAGCAGGATCGACCTGTCTCCTGCCTCATCAACAACCCATTTATTCCATGGGTTTCTGATGTAGCAGCTGATCTTGGAATCCCCAGTGCCATGCTTTGGGTTCAATCTTGCGCTTGCTTTTCTACGTATTACCACTACTACCATGGCTTAGTCCCTTTTCCCTCCGAAGCTGAGCCTGAAATCGATGTTCAGTTGCCATGTATGCCTCTCTTGAAGTATGATGAAGTCGCTAGCTTCTTGTACCCGACCACTCCATACCCATTCCTGAGGAGAGCTATCTTAGGCCAGTACAGGAACCTGGACAAGCCCTTCTGTATATTGATGGACACGTTCCAAGAACTGGAACCCGAAGTCATCGAATACATGTCCAAGATCTGCCCGATCAAGCCTGTAGGACCTTTATACAAGAACCCTAAGGTGCCAAACGCCACTGTCCGTGGCGACTTCATGAAGGCTGACGACTGCATCGAGTGGCTCGACTCCAAGCCTCCCTCCTCCGTCGTCTACGTCTCTTTTGGAAGCGTCGTGTACCTGAAACAAGACCAAGTCGACGAGATCGCTTATGGGCTCTTAAACTCCGGCCTGCAATTCTTATGGGTGATGAAACCGCCGCACAAAGACGCCGGCCTGGAACTCCTAGTTCTTCCAGAAGGGTTCTTGGAAAAGGCCGGTGACAAAGGCAAGGTGGTGCAATGGAGCCCGCAAGAGCAAGTCTTAGCTCACCCCTCCGTTGCCTGTTTCGTTACCCACTGTGGATGGAACTCGTCCATGGAGGCTCTCAGCTCCGGCATGCCGGTGGTGGCGTTCCCACAGTGGGGAGATCAAGTCACCGACGCCAAGTACTTGGTGGACGAATTCAAAATTGGAGTGAGAATGTGCAGAGGCGAGGCCGAAAACAAGCTCATCACCCGGTCCGAGGTGGAGAAGTGTTTGATCGAGGCCACCACCGGACCAAAGGCAGCGGAGTTGAAGCAAAACGCCATGAAGTGGAAGAAGGCGGCGGAGCAGGCGGTGGCGGAGGGCGGTTCCTCCGAACGGAATCTACAGGGTTTTGTCGACGAGGTTCGGAGAAGGAGCATTGAGATcatttacaaaacaaaaatttaa